In a single window of the Hoyosella subflava DQS3-9A1 genome:
- a CDS encoding Rieske 2Fe-2S domain-containing protein, whose protein sequence is MRTNYPFNCWYIAAASEEIKTGLFTRRVLDQPVVMFRRGTGEVVAMEDRCLHRAYPLSKGRIEDDRIVCGYHGCTYDAGGRLVDVPSQGNVPPGARVRTYPIHEKSGFVWLWLGEPAAARLRPPPRIPWSAEEDGWGKSLEVSSVRANYLLLHEHYLDLTNVFHMYPEAAPPDIHTLPPLNEVEVSELSVSYSRQTVPTRPASWEMDVAGLAADTKLPRVEEGIFVSPALHVQRYIVGPDGEKPYVLLRVQGFTPESHGATHVFLQIQRNYAITDDSVTGYLRTMFHEMGKRDQDVLETVQQQLDQETRPHRDLNFKADRAAIRARRIAQQMVDDERFVLR, encoded by the coding sequence ATGAGAACCAACTATCCATTCAACTGCTGGTACATCGCCGCAGCGAGCGAGGAGATAAAAACCGGGCTGTTCACTCGGCGGGTGCTTGACCAGCCGGTCGTGATGTTCCGTCGAGGCACAGGTGAAGTCGTCGCAATGGAAGACCGCTGCCTACACCGGGCCTATCCTCTCTCGAAGGGCAGAATCGAGGACGATCGCATCGTATGCGGCTACCACGGCTGCACATACGACGCTGGTGGTCGCCTCGTGGATGTGCCATCTCAAGGTAACGTCCCGCCAGGAGCTCGAGTGCGGACCTACCCGATCCACGAGAAATCGGGGTTCGTGTGGCTTTGGCTCGGTGAGCCTGCGGCTGCTCGTCTCCGGCCGCCGCCACGAATCCCGTGGTCCGCGGAAGAAGATGGATGGGGGAAGTCGCTTGAGGTGTCCAGCGTGCGGGCAAACTACCTGCTGCTCCACGAGCACTACCTCGACCTGACCAACGTGTTCCACATGTACCCCGAAGCAGCACCACCAGATATCCACACACTTCCGCCGTTAAATGAAGTGGAAGTCTCCGAACTGTCGGTGTCCTACTCTCGTCAGACGGTCCCCACCCGCCCGGCGTCGTGGGAGATGGACGTGGCGGGGCTCGCGGCGGATACGAAGCTGCCCCGGGTCGAGGAAGGGATCTTCGTCTCCCCCGCGCTACACGTTCAGCGCTACATCGTCGGTCCAGATGGGGAGAAACCCTACGTTCTGTTGCGAGTGCAAGGGTTCACGCCGGAAAGCCATGGCGCCACCCACGTTTTCCTGCAGATCCAGCGCAACTACGCGATCACTGACGACAGTGTGACCGGGTATTTGCGGACCATGTTTCACGAGATGGGCAAACGTGATCAGGACGTCCTCGAAACAGTCCAGCAGCAATTGGATCAGGAGACCCGGCCGCACAGAGACCTCAACTTCAAGGCCGACCGGGCTGCGATCCGCGCACGCCGCATTGCGCAGCAGATGGTCGACGACGAGCGCTTCGTGCTCAGGTGA
- a CDS encoding PucR family transcriptional regulator — MPNERTERDLGLVTGLALDPEIVTALQVGLPRFAELTVAAVMVEVPSYSRAFSGRMGRTIEGAVRMALGALVQIAARAEGSDLGSPLPAALDGAYELGRGEARNGRSMDALLAAYRVGARAAWREMATTAVERGLPALTVARFAELAFAFIDELSAASIAGHADERATTGQVRQHYLDQLGQNLLAGKSEEVLLSSAERATWQAPDTLTAVLLPLAQTRGLMSRFGQATLQVTEELPGMEATDPSAVLLIPDMDGSNRATLLRLLEDRHAIVGPAREWIRVRSSYQRAMRTRGIVRGDITAPVDTDAHLVDLILTADLEAADDLRNRVLAPLAEIRASSAERLGETLRSWLLHQGQRDLVAADLYVHAQTVRYRMTQLRELYGDRLSDPQTILELIVALSIPSTPDNDEVT; from the coding sequence ATGCCGAATGAGCGGACCGAGCGTGATCTGGGTCTCGTTACCGGCCTAGCCCTCGACCCCGAGATTGTCACCGCCCTTCAAGTCGGACTACCCAGGTTCGCGGAGCTGACGGTCGCAGCGGTCATGGTCGAGGTGCCCAGCTACTCACGCGCCTTCAGCGGACGCATGGGCAGAACAATCGAAGGCGCGGTCCGAATGGCCCTTGGGGCGCTCGTGCAAATCGCCGCGCGAGCTGAAGGGTCGGACCTGGGTTCACCTCTTCCTGCTGCCCTCGACGGCGCATACGAACTGGGCAGAGGGGAGGCCCGCAATGGGAGGTCGATGGACGCACTCCTCGCGGCCTACCGAGTGGGCGCACGCGCCGCCTGGCGCGAAATGGCAACGACCGCCGTTGAGAGAGGGCTGCCTGCCCTCACCGTCGCGCGGTTCGCCGAACTCGCGTTCGCGTTCATCGATGAACTGTCAGCCGCAAGCATTGCCGGTCACGCCGATGAACGCGCCACGACCGGTCAAGTCAGGCAACATTATCTTGATCAGCTCGGGCAGAACCTGCTAGCTGGAAAGTCAGAAGAGGTGCTGTTGTCCAGCGCGGAGCGTGCGACCTGGCAGGCGCCGGACACGCTCACCGCGGTCTTACTGCCGCTCGCGCAGACGCGTGGTCTCATGTCGCGGTTTGGTCAAGCGACATTGCAAGTCACAGAAGAACTCCCTGGTATGGAGGCGACTGATCCTTCCGCGGTGCTCCTGATTCCTGATATGGACGGGTCAAACAGAGCTACGCTGCTACGACTGCTCGAGGACCGCCACGCCATCGTTGGTCCGGCACGCGAATGGATTCGGGTGCGGTCGTCGTATCAGCGTGCGATGCGCACCCGCGGGATCGTACGCGGCGACATCACCGCTCCCGTAGACACCGATGCACACTTGGTGGACCTGATCCTCACCGCAGACCTCGAGGCAGCCGACGACCTCCGGAACCGCGTACTCGCACCGCTGGCCGAGATCCGGGCCAGCTCCGCCGAACGTCTTGGCGAAACGCTCCGGTCGTGGCTGCTTCACCAGGGGCAGCGCGACCTTGTCGCGGCAGACCTGTACGTGCACGCCCAGACGGTGCGATATCGCATGACGCAGTTGCGTGAACTTTACGGTGACAGGCTGAGCGATCCGCAAACCATTCTTGAACTCATTGTTGCGCTGTCAATACCGAGCACCCCTGATAACGACGAAGTCACCTGA
- a CDS encoding ferredoxin reductase, whose protein sequence is MTTRAPKSPTVGTLRDRLVKLAQIATTPLVPSDYLDLVAPLRSGTALRGRITAIHPETRDAVTLVIRPGRDWQPHEPGQYARLGIDVDGVRQWRTYSLTSKTDRVDGCIAITVKAIPGGTVSNHLVRRARVGTIVHLDGAAGDFTLGAHVPAKVLFVTAGSGITPVMGMLRNNAEHLDDVVVVHSAPTAADMVFGSELRKLAQQGRIRLIERHTETSGRLGVTELEELVHDLADRETWACGPAGLLDTLEQHWAQRGLTDQLHTERFRIEPIVAGDGGTVTFTRSGTTAEAAGSESLLDAGEGSGVLMPSGCRMGVCFGCVVPLKEGAVRDLRSGDITEASEGVLIQTCVSAAAGSCNIDV, encoded by the coding sequence ATGACAACAAGGGCACCGAAATCACCCACTGTCGGCACCCTGCGTGACCGTTTGGTCAAGCTTGCCCAGATTGCGACCACACCGCTAGTCCCGTCGGACTACCTGGATCTCGTCGCGCCCCTGCGATCCGGTACTGCGTTACGCGGCCGGATCACCGCGATTCACCCGGAAACGCGTGACGCAGTGACCCTCGTGATCAGGCCCGGGCGGGACTGGCAGCCACATGAACCAGGCCAGTACGCTCGGCTCGGGATCGACGTCGACGGTGTGCGCCAATGGCGGACCTACTCGCTTACGTCCAAAACGGACCGCGTGGACGGCTGTATTGCCATCACGGTCAAAGCGATCCCTGGAGGGACCGTCAGTAACCATTTGGTCCGGCGTGCGCGCGTCGGCACAATCGTGCACCTCGATGGTGCCGCGGGTGATTTCACACTCGGTGCCCACGTTCCGGCCAAGGTTCTGTTTGTCACTGCGGGGAGCGGCATAACCCCCGTCATGGGGATGCTGCGCAACAACGCGGAGCACCTCGACGATGTGGTTGTTGTCCACTCCGCACCCACCGCGGCCGACATGGTTTTCGGCAGTGAACTGCGCAAACTCGCGCAGCAGGGACGGATCCGTCTCATTGAGCGGCACACCGAAACTAGCGGCCGACTTGGTGTCACAGAACTCGAAGAGCTTGTCCATGACCTCGCTGATCGCGAAACATGGGCGTGCGGCCCTGCGGGGTTGCTCGACACGCTCGAACAACACTGGGCCCAACGTGGTCTTACCGACCAGTTGCACACCGAGCGCTTCCGGATCGAGCCGATCGTCGCCGGAGACGGCGGCACAGTGACTTTCACCCGATCCGGGACAACCGCGGAGGCTGCCGGATCAGAATCCCTGCTCGACGCCGGTGAAGGCTCCGGGGTCCTCATGCCCTCGGGCTGCCGGATGGGTGTCTGTTTCGGATGCGTCGTGCCACTCAAAGAGGGTGCGGTGCGAGATCTCCGCTCCGGCGACATCACTGAAGCATCTGAAGGCGTCCTCATCCAAACGTGTGTGTCTGCTGCGGCAGGCTCGTGCAATATCGACGTATAA
- a CDS encoding fatty acid desaturase family protein, with product MTPLQRIEDNPIAHLTAQDIENLGQELDAIRSQVIASRGERDANYIRSVIKMQRTVELGSRGVLLFSLLPPAWLIGTAGLAFAKIVENMEIGHNVMHGQWDWMRDSKIHSTTWEWDNASPAKMWKHSHNELHHTYTNVLGKDNDLGYGIMRVDEDQRWTRYHLIQPLANFVNACFFEYGIAAYDLEIGKYLKGRLDKEEFQSKRKAVLAKIRKQAAKDYVVHPLLSGPSAPTTFLANVTANLIRNLWTHSVIMCGHFPEGVQTYEKTSIDGETRGEWYLRQMLGSANISGGPLLHFMTGNLSYQIEHHLYPDLPSNRYQEIAPKIRDIFERYELKYISGPLPKQVGSAWKKVFRLSLPNGFLSNAKSAPKRLLRGKLPSWRATSEVQAAA from the coding sequence ATGACTCCCTTGCAGCGCATAGAAGACAACCCCATCGCCCATCTCACCGCTCAGGACATCGAAAACCTAGGCCAGGAGCTCGACGCTATTCGCAGCCAGGTGATCGCGAGCCGCGGTGAGCGCGACGCCAACTACATTCGTTCGGTCATCAAAATGCAGCGGACGGTCGAACTCGGCAGCCGCGGTGTGCTCCTGTTCTCGCTCCTCCCTCCAGCGTGGCTTATCGGGACCGCGGGTCTCGCGTTTGCGAAGATCGTCGAGAACATGGAAATCGGCCACAATGTGATGCACGGCCAGTGGGACTGGATGCGTGACTCGAAGATTCATTCGACGACCTGGGAATGGGACAACGCCTCACCGGCGAAGATGTGGAAGCACTCCCATAACGAACTCCACCACACCTACACGAACGTCCTCGGCAAGGACAACGACCTCGGCTATGGCATCATGCGTGTCGACGAGGACCAGAGGTGGACCCGGTATCACCTGATCCAGCCACTGGCGAACTTCGTCAACGCGTGCTTTTTCGAATACGGCATCGCCGCATACGATCTCGAGATCGGCAAATACCTCAAAGGCCGCTTGGACAAGGAAGAGTTCCAAAGCAAGCGCAAGGCGGTTCTCGCCAAGATCCGCAAGCAGGCCGCGAAGGACTACGTGGTCCACCCGCTGTTGTCGGGCCCTTCCGCCCCCACCACCTTCCTCGCGAACGTCACCGCGAACCTGATCCGCAACCTATGGACTCATTCCGTGATCATGTGCGGCCACTTCCCTGAAGGCGTGCAGACCTACGAGAAAACCTCGATCGACGGCGAGACCCGTGGCGAGTGGTACCTGCGGCAAATGCTCGGCTCCGCCAATATCTCCGGCGGACCGCTGCTGCACTTCATGACCGGGAACCTGTCCTATCAGATCGAACACCACCTCTACCCGGACCTCCCAAGCAACCGCTATCAGGAGATCGCCCCGAAAATCCGCGACATATTCGAGCGCTACGAACTCAAATACATCAGTGGCCCACTCCCGAAGCAGGTTGGGTCAGCCTGGAAGAAAGTATTCCGGCTTTCACTGCCCAACGGCTTCCTGAGCAACGCGAAGTCAGCCCCCAAACGGCTCCTGCGAGGAAAGTTGCCGTCGTGGAGGGCGACGAGCGAGGTTCAGGCAGCGGCCTGA
- a CDS encoding MmcQ/YjbR family DNA-binding protein produces MTEDDRPATVSDVHDIAGGMPYVKVEKAGTNPVYQVGGKSFVFFRNPRPDAFDPDTGERYDDVIVVWVASESEKKSLIQDRQRPYFTTAHFDGHLSVLVRASRLHEIPYGELVELIQDAWLCRASRRRSSAWLAEHGLA; encoded by the coding sequence ATGACCGAGGACGACAGGCCTGCAACGGTGTCAGATGTTCACGACATCGCAGGTGGGATGCCGTACGTCAAGGTGGAGAAGGCGGGCACTAACCCGGTCTATCAGGTCGGTGGGAAATCGTTCGTTTTCTTCCGCAACCCGCGCCCAGATGCATTCGATCCCGACACTGGGGAAAGGTATGACGACGTGATCGTCGTCTGGGTAGCGAGCGAGAGTGAGAAGAAGTCGCTCATCCAGGATCGTCAGCGTCCCTACTTCACCACAGCGCATTTCGATGGGCACCTCTCCGTGCTCGTGAGAGCCTCGAGACTGCACGAAATTCCGTACGGTGAGCTTGTTGAGCTGATTCAGGACGCGTGGCTGTGCCGGGCATCGCGCCGACGTTCCAGCGCATGGCTAGCTGAACACGGCCTGGCTTGA
- a CDS encoding RNA polymerase sigma factor, which translates to MTVRPFEDVVAEYGPMVLRVCRAVLGPADAEDAWSETFLSAMRAYPDLSPSANIEAWLVTIAHRRAIDVARTNSRSPVPAERLPEQHARTGIPGTYDPDLWAALRSLPDKQRKAVAYHYLAGLPHAEIAELLDNSPAAARRAAADGIRTLRAIYPKDDPS; encoded by the coding sequence GTGACAGTGCGACCGTTCGAGGACGTGGTGGCCGAATACGGCCCGATGGTACTGCGCGTGTGCCGCGCGGTACTCGGCCCAGCCGATGCTGAAGATGCCTGGTCCGAGACATTTCTGTCTGCCATGCGCGCCTACCCGGACCTCAGCCCGTCGGCAAACATAGAAGCCTGGCTCGTGACCATAGCCCATCGACGCGCGATCGATGTCGCACGAACGAATTCGCGTTCACCGGTCCCCGCCGAAAGACTGCCAGAGCAACACGCCAGAACCGGTATTCCTGGGACTTATGACCCCGATTTGTGGGCGGCGCTCAGGTCGTTGCCCGATAAACAGCGCAAAGCCGTGGCCTACCACTATCTCGCCGGGTTGCCGCACGCAGAGATCGCGGAGTTACTCGACAACTCTCCCGCAGCTGCCCGCCGTGCGGCCGCCGATGGCATCAGAACATTAAGAGCGATTTATCCGAAGGACGATCCATCATGA
- a CDS encoding methylated-DNA--[protein]-cysteine S-methyltransferase, producing the protein MKTSDHGRLISELGGGGDDAEVLARLHSRLERAAEEALLLDVAYHTLDTPLGPLLLATTPIGLVRIAYASEGHDTVLSSLAHKISPRVLRAPGRLSTAAREIDEYFAGTRTQFDLPLDLRFLGGFRLQVLDHLREIAYGQRESYAAVASAIGNPKAVRAVGSACARNPLPLVIPCHRVVRTDGTIGQYIGGTEAKNTLLTLEAA; encoded by the coding sequence ATGAAAACAAGTGATCACGGGCGCCTCATAAGCGAACTTGGTGGTGGTGGTGACGACGCCGAGGTGCTGGCCCGGTTGCATAGCCGATTGGAACGCGCCGCTGAGGAAGCACTTCTTCTTGACGTTGCGTACCACACTCTCGACACCCCACTGGGACCATTGCTCCTCGCAACGACCCCCATCGGACTGGTACGGATCGCTTACGCCAGCGAAGGTCACGACACCGTGCTCTCATCCCTCGCACACAAAATCAGTCCCCGGGTCCTGCGTGCGCCCGGTCGTCTCAGCACCGCCGCCCGCGAGATCGACGAGTACTTCGCCGGGACGCGCACCCAGTTCGACCTGCCGCTTGACCTCCGATTCCTCGGTGGGTTCCGGCTGCAGGTACTCGATCACCTGCGCGAGATCGCCTACGGGCAGCGGGAGAGCTACGCAGCTGTCGCGTCTGCCATCGGCAATCCGAAAGCTGTACGAGCTGTGGGCAGCGCCTGCGCCCGCAACCCTCTGCCACTCGTCATTCCCTGTCACCGAGTTGTGCGGACCGACGGCACGATCGGCCAGTACATCGGCGGCACAGAGGCGAAGAACACCCTGCTGACTCTGGAGGCGGCATGA
- a CDS encoding MOSC domain-containing protein has product MDIRGRVLALSRFPVKSTAGESLQCATVTGQGIDHDRRWAVFTAEGRIASGKTTKRFRRVDGLLYWRSTVDGDSVHLHAPDGNVLSVNDSAASKALSDAFGEPLVLKEATDEPHHDDCPVHLVTTSSIESVQRSLGQRIDAARLRANILIETVDAGFPEDQWDGVSLAIGPTVVLRVDGGMPRCRMVDEPQVGVTAEPRMLRAIGMTRGAELGARATVVQSGRITVGDAVCVLG; this is encoded by the coding sequence GTGGATATTCGTGGTCGTGTGCTCGCACTTTCGAGGTTCCCGGTGAAGTCGACGGCTGGGGAGTCATTGCAGTGTGCGACCGTGACGGGGCAGGGGATTGATCACGATCGAAGGTGGGCGGTGTTCACGGCCGAAGGGCGGATCGCCAGCGGCAAAACTACGAAGCGGTTCCGTCGGGTTGACGGCTTGTTGTATTGGCGGTCGACGGTCGATGGTGATTCCGTTCACCTTCATGCGCCTGATGGAAATGTGCTGTCTGTCAATGATTCTGCGGCATCGAAGGCACTGTCGGACGCGTTCGGCGAGCCGTTGGTGCTGAAAGAGGCGACCGATGAGCCGCACCACGACGATTGTCCAGTTCACCTGGTGACCACATCGTCGATTGAGAGTGTCCAGCGGAGTCTTGGGCAGCGGATCGATGCTGCCCGTCTGCGTGCGAACATCCTGATTGAAACGGTTGACGCAGGTTTTCCCGAGGATCAGTGGGACGGCGTCTCGCTCGCGATCGGGCCGACAGTTGTTCTCCGCGTTGACGGCGGCATGCCGCGGTGCCGAATGGTGGATGAGCCGCAAGTCGGCGTGACCGCTGAACCGCGGATGTTGAGGGCGATCGGTATGACGCGCGGGGCCGAGCTCGGAGCTCGAGCGACGGTCGTCCAGTCAGGGAGGATCACAGTCGGGGACGCCGTGTGTGTGCTGGGGTGA
- a CDS encoding MBL fold metallo-hydrolase encodes MVSDEMSWVCVTCANEYLPAGTPPELCIICTDDRQYVPSGGQQWVRLDDDAHTRRQLTSRVVEDGLSELTFTPTVGVGQRTFVVETESGNVLWEPPGFAGPVLVDWLLQHGGISAIASSHPHLVGASVALSHQLGHVPIWFNASDRRWVTRPDPVIKYWSARQRVLPGVELVQCGGHFPGSSLLLIERAAEGRGAVLSGDTIMVGADRASVSFMRSFPNLIPLPPRLVEQIADTAGHLEFDRLYSAFGDACIMSGAREVIRASADRYIGWITDQIVDPDDHTL; translated from the coding sequence ATGGTCAGCGACGAGATGAGCTGGGTCTGCGTCACCTGCGCGAACGAGTACCTGCCCGCGGGCACTCCACCCGAGTTATGCATCATCTGCACCGATGACCGCCAATACGTCCCATCAGGCGGTCAACAGTGGGTGCGGCTCGACGATGACGCCCACACCCGGAGACAGTTGACCTCCCGTGTGGTGGAGGACGGACTTTCCGAACTCACCTTCACGCCAACAGTGGGGGTCGGTCAGCGCACCTTCGTCGTGGAAACCGAGAGCGGGAACGTGCTGTGGGAGCCACCCGGTTTCGCTGGCCCCGTTCTAGTCGACTGGCTCCTCCAGCATGGCGGGATCTCCGCGATCGCGTCGAGCCACCCGCACCTCGTCGGAGCGAGTGTGGCACTCAGCCACCAGCTAGGCCACGTCCCTATATGGTTCAACGCCAGTGACCGGCGATGGGTCACACGCCCCGATCCCGTCATCAAATACTGGTCAGCGAGACAGCGTGTGCTGCCAGGTGTTGAACTCGTTCAATGCGGCGGGCACTTTCCTGGCAGTTCACTCCTGCTGATTGAGCGCGCCGCGGAAGGTCGCGGAGCGGTCTTGTCAGGCGACACGATCATGGTGGGCGCCGACAGAGCGAGCGTCTCATTCATGAGGAGCTTCCCCAACCTCATTCCCCTGCCGCCCCGTCTGGTTGAGCAGATCGCCGACACCGCCGGACATCTCGAGTTCGACCGGCTCTACAGTGCTTTCGGAGACGCGTGCATCATGTCGGGCGCGCGGGAAGTCATCCGCGCATCAGCCGACCGCTACATCGGATGGATAACGGATCAGATCGTGGACCCCGACGATCACACTCTGTGA
- a CDS encoding DUF2505 domain-containing protein, giving the protein MAKDFSFSVTIDHPVAEVHRAFITPELWQRRVEGAENVTMTIESPGPGTIEVTVTQNIPSESLPAIVRKALRGDLNIVRTDNWGPLEGDQAGAKFTAHSTGLTSSTEGTLVLRADGARATLDVEGRTEVKARFIGGAIEPMIVQMVTKLVKSECDDTATWISERAEQA; this is encoded by the coding sequence ATGGCGAAGGATTTCAGTTTCTCGGTCACGATCGATCATCCAGTAGCGGAGGTGCATCGTGCCTTCATCACTCCGGAGCTGTGGCAGCGCCGGGTCGAGGGGGCGGAGAACGTCACGATGACGATAGAAAGCCCAGGGCCGGGAACAATCGAAGTCACTGTCACTCAGAACATTCCTAGCGAGTCGCTCCCGGCGATCGTGCGGAAGGCGCTGCGCGGCGACCTCAACATTGTTCGCACCGACAACTGGGGTCCTCTCGAGGGGGATCAGGCGGGTGCGAAGTTCACTGCGCATTCCACGGGGCTGACCTCCAGCACCGAAGGCACGCTGGTGCTCCGGGCGGACGGTGCGCGAGCCACTCTGGATGTCGAGGGGCGCACCGAAGTGAAGGCACGCTTCATCGGGGGAGCGATCGAACCGATGATTGTGCAGATGGTGACCAAGCTGGTGAAGTCGGAATGCGACGACACTGCCACCTGGATCTCGGAGCGCGCCGAGCAAGCGTGA
- a CDS encoding amino acid ABC transporter ATP-binding protein, with the protein MTDVGEPLVVLKDVNKHFGDLHVLRDINLTIHRGEVVVVIGPSGSGKSTLCRAINRLETIGSGTISIDGKELPEEGKDLARLRSDVGMVFQSFNLFSHMTVLDNVTLGPIKVRKVPKAKAVERARELLTRVGVEVQEKKMPAQMSGGQQQRVAIARSLAMDPKVMLFDEPTSALDPEMINEVLDVMTSLAKSGMTMVVVTHEMGFARRAADRVVFMADGEIVEQNTPEEFFTNPQSSRAQDFLSKILAH; encoded by the coding sequence ATGACCGACGTCGGCGAACCACTCGTGGTCCTGAAGGATGTCAATAAACACTTCGGCGACCTTCACGTACTACGCGATATCAACCTGACAATTCACCGCGGTGAAGTGGTGGTGGTAATCGGACCGTCAGGTTCGGGCAAATCCACCCTGTGCCGTGCGATCAACCGGCTCGAAACTATCGGATCTGGCACGATTTCGATTGACGGAAAAGAGCTTCCCGAAGAGGGAAAGGATCTAGCCCGGTTGCGCTCGGACGTGGGCATGGTTTTCCAGTCCTTCAATCTGTTCTCCCACATGACGGTGCTCGACAACGTGACACTGGGCCCGATCAAAGTCCGGAAAGTGCCAAAAGCGAAAGCTGTCGAGCGTGCGCGTGAACTTCTCACACGTGTCGGTGTGGAAGTGCAGGAAAAGAAGATGCCCGCACAGATGTCCGGCGGGCAACAGCAGCGGGTCGCAATCGCTCGGTCGCTCGCCATGGACCCCAAGGTCATGCTCTTCGACGAGCCAACCTCGGCACTTGACCCCGAGATGATCAACGAAGTACTGGACGTGATGACCTCGCTGGCGAAGTCAGGCATGACGATGGTCGTCGTCACTCACGAGATGGGGTTCGCCCGGCGCGCAGCAGACCGCGTGGTCTTCATGGCTGACGGTGAGATCGTTGAACAGAACACCCCGGAAGAATTCTTCACGAATCCGCAGAGCAGCCGCGCGCAGGACTTCCTGTCTAAGATCCTCGCCCATTAG
- a CDS encoding glutamate ABC transporter substrate-binding protein produces MHRRIIGSRSAVVGAALMMTLSACGSIGGANVESRVEVVDNPVFDEGTTMARIVEDGRFRVGIKFDQPGFGLMRLEGGFTGFDVEIAQFVAAGLGFEPSDIDYYEAPSQRREEILEYDNVDMVVSTYTINDRRRERISFAGPYYIAGQQLMVNADDERITGPESFTEHPDATVCSVTGSTPSQEIQPYLANVSQLVLFDVYSKCADALRTGQVDSVTTDNVILLGFVAKSDGEFKMAGEQFTEEPYGIGITKGDVAFCEFINEQVQLAYDSGAYTEAWLDTAGSVEGAQTPELPEFDPCT; encoded by the coding sequence ATGCATCGCCGAATAATTGGCAGCCGGTCAGCCGTTGTCGGCGCAGCGCTGATGATGACGCTCAGCGCCTGCGGCAGCATTGGGGGCGCGAACGTCGAATCCCGTGTCGAGGTTGTCGACAATCCCGTGTTTGATGAAGGAACCACAATGGCGCGAATCGTCGAAGACGGGAGGTTTCGCGTCGGCATCAAATTCGACCAGCCCGGTTTTGGGCTTATGCGGCTAGAGGGCGGATTTACCGGTTTCGACGTCGAAATCGCACAATTCGTCGCCGCCGGGCTCGGATTCGAACCGAGCGATATCGACTACTACGAAGCGCCCTCGCAGCGGCGGGAAGAAATCCTCGAATACGACAATGTGGATATGGTGGTGTCCACCTACACGATCAACGATCGCCGCCGTGAACGGATCAGTTTCGCGGGCCCCTACTACATCGCCGGTCAGCAGTTGATGGTAAACGCTGACGACGAGCGAATCACCGGTCCAGAATCATTCACCGAACACCCTGATGCAACGGTGTGTTCGGTCACTGGGTCAACGCCCAGCCAGGAGATTCAGCCGTACCTCGCCAACGTGAGCCAACTGGTGCTTTTCGACGTCTACTCAAAATGTGCAGACGCGCTTCGCACCGGGCAGGTTGACTCGGTGACCACAGACAACGTCATCCTTCTGGGCTTCGTCGCGAAATCCGACGGTGAGTTCAAGATGGCGGGTGAGCAGTTCACAGAAGAGCCCTACGGCATTGGCATCACTAAAGGCGATGTTGCGTTCTGCGAGTTCATCAACGAACAGGTCCAGCTCGCTTACGACTCGGGTGCCTACACAGAGGCGTGGCTCGACACGGCGGGCTCCGTAGAAGGTGCACAGACGCCGGAACTCCCGGAGTTCGATCCATGTACCTGA
- a CDS encoding amino acid ABC transporter permease codes for MGVVIDNFDLYLSGFLTSVMICLWGLIGSLILGVIIATFRVSPIPILKWVGSAYVTVVRNTPLTLVLFFFAFGLPELGINTSYYAFGLAALIIYTSAFVCEAVRSGINSVSAGQAEAARSIGLGFGQSLTLVVLPQAMRTVVPPLGSVIIAMFKNSAVLGAFGVGGDLWSTGMDLSSAQGYAPLPVFIGVAVGYLCITIPSGLALQVIERKVAIAR; via the coding sequence ATGGGCGTGGTAATCGACAATTTCGACCTGTACTTATCTGGGTTCCTGACATCGGTGATGATCTGCCTCTGGGGCCTCATCGGGTCACTTATCCTGGGCGTGATCATCGCGACGTTCCGGGTATCACCAATTCCCATCCTCAAGTGGGTCGGTTCGGCCTACGTGACGGTGGTCCGAAACACCCCATTGACGCTGGTGCTGTTCTTTTTCGCGTTCGGGCTCCCAGAACTGGGCATCAACACCTCCTACTATGCGTTCGGTCTGGCGGCGCTGATCATCTACACCTCAGCATTCGTCTGTGAGGCCGTGCGCTCGGGCATCAATTCAGTGTCCGCCGGTCAAGCTGAAGCTGCGCGCTCCATCGGCCTCGGATTCGGCCAGTCGTTGACGCTCGTGGTCTTGCCTCAGGCGATGCGGACAGTGGTGCCACCACTGGGCAGCGTCATCATCGCGATGTTCAAGAATTCCGCGGTGCTCGGCGCATTCGGTGTCGGTGGCGACCTCTGGAGCACCGGGATGGACCTGTCGAGCGCACAAGGCTACGCACCGTTGCCCGTTTTCATCGGTGTCGCAGTCGGATACCTCTGCATCACCATTCCTTCCGGACTGGCTCTGCAGGTAATTGAGCGGAAGGTGGCGATCGCGCGATGA